Genomic DNA from Caldicellulosiruptor hydrothermalis 108:
AGTGATACATACTTTTGTTCCAAATCAAAGTATTCTCTTATATATCCTGAATTTTCTGGATTGGTAACCAGAACATATCCATTTTCCTGTTCGGTTATTAAAAATCCTCTGTTTTGCTGCAGATATTCCTGTTTTAGCTGCTCGACACAATTTTTAACCTCTTGATATTCTACCCCTAAAATCTTTGCAAGTTTTTGAACATCCAAGGGTTCTGCAGCCAAAAAGAGTATACTTTCTACAACCGATTTTATCTTTGCTGCTTCCATTACCATCCTGTTACCTCTTTAAAATCTTTATATCGTCAAACATTTTATCCTGATGAGCAAAGATATGACCAAGCTTGCAAAGTTCCAAAATAGCCAAAAATCTGTAGATAATCTCTTCCTTTGAAATTCCTTTAATGAGGTTGCTAAAATACAAAACCCCTTTTTGTTTAATATATTCAAATACCTGTTTCACAACCTTCAAAATAGATATAGGCTGCCTTCTGGTAATCTCCTGAAGTTTTTGAACGCTTTCTTTTAAAAAATCCTCATTTTTCTGGACAGCAGCCAAATATGCTCTGCAAAGCTTTCTAATATCAAGCTGGGTTATAAGCTCTTTTTTATTTTCTTTTAAAAGCAGATAACCCTGGTTTGTCTTTCTATAGCATTCCCTGTAAGGAAAATTTTCTTTTAAGTAAATGGCTACCTGTTTGTATTTCTGATATTCTCTCAGTCTTTCCACAAGTTCTTGGCGTGGGTCTTGGTCTTCCTGGGCTTTGGGCAAAAGCATCCTTGATTTTATCTCTAAAAGTGTTGCTGCCATTACCATAAACTCAGAAACAGAATCCACGTTGATTGTATCTAAATGGTTAAGATATGCCAGATACTGGCTTGTAATCTCGGATATTGGAATATCATATATGTTTATCTTCTCTTTTTTTATGAAGTAAAGCAACAGGTCAAGTGGCCCTTCAAAGTTGGGAAGTTTAACCTCAAAGTTCATAACAGACCTGCCCTGTCCTTTGCTTCTTGTAATGTTCTTGATGCTATTTCTCTTGCCTTTCTTGCACCTTCACTGATAACTCCTAAAACATAGTCAAGGTCATTTTCAAGCTCTCTTCTTCTTGCTTGAATTGGTTCTAAAAACCTTGAAATATTTTCAAATAACCTCTTTTTACACTCAACACAACCTATTTTACCCTGCCTGCAGTCTTCTTCTGTCTCTGATACAATCTCTGGGCTGAATATCTGATGGTACGCAAAGACCGTACACACTTCAGGATGTCCAGGGTCGTTCTTGCGAATCCTTGCAGGGTCTGTCACCATATTCATTACCTTTTTTCTTACACTTTCCAAGTCTTCAGAAAGCGCGATTGTATTTCCGTAGCTCTTGCTCATCTTGCGTCCGTCTGTCCCAACAAGCACCTTTACAGTGTTAAGAATTGCTTGTGGTTCTGGAAAAGTCTGGCCATATAAAAAGTTAAACCTTCTTGCAATCTCTCGTGTCAGCTCCAAGTGCGGAAGCTGGTCCTCACCAACTGGTACAAGCTCTGCTTTGTATATCAATATATCAGCTGCCTGAAGACATGGATATCCTAAAAACCCATATGTTGCTATGTTTCTTTCTTTTAACTCTCTCATCTGGTCCTTGTAAGTTGGACACCTATAAAGCCAAGAAAGAGGAGTTATCATAGAAAACAAAAGATGAAGCTCAGCATGCTGTGGAACATGCGACTGCACAAATATTGTACACTTTTTCGGGTCAAGACCGCATGCCAAAAGGTCTATCACAACCTGTTTTGTATATTCTCTTAAATTCGAAGTATCTTCATATCCTGTTGTAAGCGCGTGCCAATCTGCAACAAAAAAGAAACATTCATATTCATCCTGAAGTTTTACCCAGCTCTCTATTGCACCAAAATAGTTGCCAAGATGCAAGATACCCGTTGGTCTTGTACCAGATAAAACTCGTCTCATCTTTTCATTCTCCTATTCTCGTGTTATATTTTTTCACTTACGGAAGAAGAGTAATAATAAAATCAATAAAAGCAAAAATAAAATATG
This window encodes:
- the scpB gene encoding SMC-Scp complex subunit ScpB — its product is MVMEAAKIKSVVESILFLAAEPLDVQKLAKILGVEYQEVKNCVEQLKQEYLQQNRGFLITEQENGYVLVTNPENSGYIREYFDLEQKYVSLSQAAYEVLSIVALKGPITRQEIEKIRGVSSENVIKSLIEKGLIREAGRLDTIGKPALYEVTSLFYTSLGIKDLEELKEKILKIQQEDTSI
- a CDS encoding segregation and condensation protein A; protein product: MNFEVKLPNFEGPLDLLLYFIKKEKINIYDIPISEITSQYLAYLNHLDTINVDSVSEFMVMAATLLEIKSRMLLPKAQEDQDPRQELVERLREYQKYKQVAIYLKENFPYRECYRKTNQGYLLLKENKKELITQLDIRKLCRAYLAAVQKNEDFLKESVQKLQEITRRQPISILKVVKQVFEYIKQKGVLYFSNLIKGISKEEIIYRFLAILELCKLGHIFAHQDKMFDDIKILKR
- the trpS gene encoding tryptophan--tRNA ligase encodes the protein MRRVLSGTRPTGILHLGNYFGAIESWVKLQDEYECFFFVADWHALTTGYEDTSNLREYTKQVVIDLLACGLDPKKCTIFVQSHVPQHAELHLLFSMITPLSWLYRCPTYKDQMRELKERNIATYGFLGYPCLQAADILIYKAELVPVGEDQLPHLELTREIARRFNFLYGQTFPEPQAILNTVKVLVGTDGRKMSKSYGNTIALSEDLESVRKKVMNMVTDPARIRKNDPGHPEVCTVFAYHQIFSPEIVSETEEDCRQGKIGCVECKKRLFENISRFLEPIQARRRELENDLDYVLGVISEGARKAREIASRTLQEAKDRAGLL